Proteins found in one Miscanthus floridulus cultivar M001 chromosome 4, ASM1932011v1, whole genome shotgun sequence genomic segment:
- the LOC136547931 gene encoding uncharacterized protein, whose protein sequence is MVYGDSTLVINQVNKYWSYSSEKMDAYYAEIRKLEGKFYGIEYHHVEEKEVQEILPVEQLVLAVPSLAIDCREQFIKYLTSADVPTDKTKIECLIYRSKHYVLVDEKLMRKSAKEGILQKCITQDVVKLLLQIHSGSSGNHVAYRNLVGKAF, encoded by the exons atggtatacggagactccacgctggtcatcaaccaagtcaacaaatattggtcctattctagtgagaagatggacgcatactacgcCGAGATTAGGAAACTCGAaggaaagttctacggtatcgagtaccaccacgtg gaagagaaggaagttcaagaaattctccccgtcgagcagctggtacttgcagTACCTTCACTGGCCATAGATTgtagggaacaattcatcaagtacctcaccagtgccgacgtacccaccgacaagaccaaAATTGAATGCCTCATCTAtcgcagcaagcattacgtgctggtagacgagaagttgatgaggaaaagtgccaaggaagggatactgcagaaatgcatcacccaagatgtAGTGAAATTACTCCTTCAAATCCACTCTGGTTCCAGTGGCAATCACGTGGCCTatagaaacctggtcggcaaagctttctga